The Desulfovibrio sp. Huiquan2017 DNA window GGTCCTGACGGTCAAGCGGGACGGGGCGATCTTCCTGGATGAATACCAGGTCTCCATGGACGAGCTGGAGGACCACCTGAAGCGGCTGGTGGCCGGACAGAACAAGCAGCTCTTTCTGCGCGCGGACAAGGAGGTGCCCTACGGCACCGTGGTCCAGGTCATGGGCGAGATCAAGGCGGCGGG harbors:
- a CDS encoding ExbD/TolR family protein, giving the protein MAIKTGGGFLNEINVTPFVDVMLVLLIIFMVTAPLMTQGVEVDLPTTRTVRNLPQDSEHLVLTVKRDGAIFLDEYQVSMDELEDHLKRLVAGQNKQLFLRADKEVPYGTVVQVMGEIKAAG